In Deinococcus sp. QL22, the following are encoded in one genomic region:
- a CDS encoding excalibur calcium-binding domain-containing protein: protein MRTYVRMVALAAALMGMSEAATALTTATANLRRTPTTTGAVLGTVPKNTLVLVACSGSTQWCRTTYKGTAGYVARSLLKPVTGSARLTGNGTVYYRTCTQMRAAGVAPVKLGEPAYRTALDRNQNSIACERGE, encoded by the coding sequence ATGAGAACTTACGTCCGAATGGTGGCATTGGCGGCAGCTTTGATGGGAATGTCCGAGGCGGCGACAGCGCTGACCACGGCCACTGCAAACTTGCGGCGCACGCCCACCACCACAGGCGCGGTACTGGGAACCGTGCCCAAAAACACGCTGGTGCTGGTGGCCTGCTCTGGGTCTACCCAGTGGTGCCGCACGACCTATAAAGGCACGGCAGGGTATGTGGCCCGGTCACTGCTGAAACCCGTGACTGGCAGCGCCCGCCTGACCGGAAACGGAACCGTGTATTACCGCACCTGTACCCAAATGCGCGCGGCAGGCGTGGCCCCGGTCAAATTGGGCGAGCCTGCCTACCGCACGGCGTTAGACCGCAACCAGAACAGCATCGCCTGCGAACGCGGCGAGTAA
- the msrB gene encoding peptide-methionine (R)-S-oxide reductase MsrB, which produces MTYQKPTDAELRQNLTPEQYRVTQHEGTERAYTGEYWDHDGAGIYVDVVSGEALFSSLDKYDAGCGWPSFTRPIPGKALTENTDYKIGYARTEVRSTAADSHLGHVFPDGPQEAGGLRYCINSAALRFVPAEELEAQGYGEFAGLFSK; this is translated from the coding sequence ATGACCTATCAGAAGCCGACAGATGCAGAACTGCGCCAGAACCTCACGCCAGAGCAGTACCGCGTGACCCAGCACGAGGGCACCGAGCGGGCCTACACGGGCGAATACTGGGATCACGACGGCGCGGGCATTTACGTGGATGTGGTATCGGGCGAAGCCCTGTTCAGCAGCCTCGACAAGTACGACGCGGGGTGCGGTTGGCCTTCCTTTACGCGCCCCATTCCCGGCAAGGCCCTGACCGAAAACACCGACTACAAGATCGGTTATGCCCGCACCGAAGTCCGCTCGACTGCCGCAGATTCTCACCTCGGCCACGTCTTCCCCGACGGCCCACAGGAGGCGGGCGGCCTGCGCTACTGCATCAATTCGGCGGCCCTGCGCTTTGTGCCTGCAGAGGAGTTGGAAGCGCAAGGCTACGGAGAATTTGCGGGTCTGTTCAGCAAATAA
- the carB gene encoding carbamoyl-phosphate synthase large subunit, translated as MPKRTDLQTILILGSGPIQIGQAAEFDYSGTQALKALKKEGYRVVLVNSNPATIMTDPDLADATYLEPLTPEFVERVIAKEKPDALLPTLGGQTALNLAMELHERGTLEKYGVELIGAGVEAIKKGEDRELFQAAMKKIGIETARGQMVHSMEEAVEYQKQIGLPIVIRPSFTLGGTGGGIAHTYEEFLAITEGGLRDSPVTSVLLEESILGWKEYELEVMRDTADTVIIITSIENFDPMGVHTGDSITVAPAQTLSDVEYQRLRDQSLAIIREIGVATGGSNIQFAVDPTNGRVIVIEMNPRVSRSSALASKATGFPIAKIAALLAVGYHLDELTNDITRVTPASFEPSIDYVVTKIPRFAFEKFPGTSDALGTQMRSVGEVMAIGRTFKESLQKAMRSVESDVRGAFAAMSIEELRGLLYGNPRRLEAVIELFRRGETLEQLFDATKIDPWFLAQLAEIVAAEREIAALGPMAEWKYELWREIKRLGFSDARLGELVGLSELDVRHIRKEAKATPVYKTVDTCAAEFEAHTPYHYSTYEWEDEVTHTDKPKVVILGSGPNRIGQGVEFDYATVHAVWALQDAGYETIMINSNPETVSTDYDTADRLYFEPLTFEDVMNIVEHEKPVGVIVQLGGQTPLKLAARLAAAGAPIIGTSPETIHEAEDRASFNALCERLGIRQPLGKVAATPAEARALAAELGFPLMARPSYVLGGRAMRTVRSMEELVTYLDEVYAAVEGQPSILLDQFLEGALELDVDTLCDGQIAVVAGIMEHVEAAGIHSGDSACVLPPVSLSAELLAEVKATTERLALALGVRGLMNVQYAIKDGLPYILEANPRASRTVPFVSKAIDHALAKSAARIAVGHTLEQIGFTETPTPDMYSVKEVHLPFLKFAGVQPILGPEMKSTGESMGIDADPYLAFYRAQLGAKNYLPLSGTALLLGSGLDEVAATLGGAGLSIIRERDGEKLPDLLIDVTESKLLRLALERGVPIVSTREGAEWTAKAIAAARTVVAQGAELGVKSLQEWVG; from the coding sequence ATGCCTAAGCGAACTGACCTCCAGACGATTCTTATTCTCGGTAGCGGCCCTATTCAGATCGGGCAGGCCGCCGAGTTCGACTATTCGGGAACGCAGGCGCTGAAGGCCCTGAAAAAAGAGGGTTACCGCGTGGTGCTGGTGAACTCGAACCCGGCCACCATCATGACCGACCCGGATCTGGCCGACGCGACCTACCTAGAACCGCTGACGCCCGAATTCGTGGAGCGCGTGATTGCCAAAGAAAAACCGGACGCCCTGCTGCCCACGCTGGGCGGCCAGACCGCCCTGAATCTGGCGATGGAACTGCATGAGCGCGGCACGCTGGAAAAATACGGCGTGGAACTGATCGGCGCGGGCGTAGAAGCCATCAAGAAGGGCGAAGACCGCGAACTGTTTCAGGCCGCCATGAAGAAAATCGGGATAGAAACGGCACGCGGCCAGATGGTTCACAGCATGGAAGAGGCTGTGGAGTACCAGAAACAGATCGGCCTGCCCATCGTGATTCGGCCCAGTTTTACGCTGGGCGGCACAGGCGGCGGCATCGCGCACACCTACGAAGAATTCTTGGCGATCACGGAAGGCGGCCTGCGCGACAGCCCCGTGACTTCCGTGCTGCTGGAAGAAAGCATTCTGGGCTGGAAGGAATACGAGCTGGAAGTGATGCGCGACACCGCCGACACGGTGATCATCATCACGAGCATCGAAAACTTTGACCCGATGGGCGTCCATACCGGTGACTCCATCACGGTGGCCCCCGCGCAGACCCTCAGCGACGTGGAATACCAGCGCCTGCGCGATCAGTCGCTCGCCATTATTCGGGAAATTGGCGTGGCGACGGGCGGCAGCAACATTCAGTTTGCCGTAGACCCGACCAATGGCCGCGTGATCGTGATCGAGATGAACCCCCGCGTGAGCCGCAGTAGTGCGCTGGCGAGCAAGGCCACCGGATTCCCGATTGCCAAGATTGCCGCGCTGCTGGCGGTGGGCTACCATCTCGACGAACTGACCAACGACATCACCCGCGTCACGCCCGCGTCGTTCGAACCCAGCATCGATTACGTGGTGACCAAGATTCCGCGCTTTGCCTTCGAGAAATTCCCCGGCACCTCGGACGCGCTGGGCACGCAGATGCGGAGCGTGGGCGAGGTGATGGCGATTGGGCGCACTTTTAAGGAGAGCCTGCAAAAAGCCATGCGCTCGGTAGAATCCGATGTGCGTGGCGCGTTCGCGGCCATGAGCATTGAGGAATTGCGCGGCCTGCTCTACGGCAATCCTCGCCGCTTGGAAGCGGTAATCGAACTCTTTAGACGCGGCGAAACCCTAGAGCAACTGTTCGACGCCACCAAGATTGACCCCTGGTTCTTGGCTCAGTTGGCCGAAATCGTGGCCGCCGAACGTGAAATTGCGGCGCTGGGGCCGATGGCCGAGTGGAAATACGAGCTGTGGCGCGAGATCAAACGCCTCGGCTTCAGCGATGCGCGTCTGGGTGAACTGGTGGGTCTGAGCGAGCTGGACGTGCGCCATATTCGTAAGGAAGCCAAAGCGACGCCCGTGTACAAGACGGTGGACACCTGCGCCGCCGAATTCGAGGCCCACACGCCGTATCACTACTCCACCTACGAATGGGAAGACGAGGTGACGCACACCGACAAGCCCAAAGTGGTGATTCTGGGCAGCGGGCCGAACCGGATCGGTCAGGGTGTGGAGTTCGATTACGCCACCGTTCATGCAGTCTGGGCCTTGCAGGACGCGGGCTACGAGACCATCATGATCAATTCCAACCCGGAAACGGTCAGTACCGACTACGACACGGCAGACCGCCTGTATTTCGAGCCGCTGACCTTTGAAGACGTGATGAACATCGTGGAGCACGAGAAACCGGTGGGCGTGATCGTGCAACTGGGCGGGCAGACGCCGCTGAAGCTGGCCGCACGTTTGGCAGCGGCGGGTGCGCCGATTATCGGCACGTCGCCCGAAACGATTCATGAGGCCGAAGACCGCGCCTCCTTCAATGCGCTGTGCGAGCGACTGGGCATCCGGCAACCGCTGGGCAAAGTGGCCGCCACTCCCGCCGAGGCCCGCGCACTGGCCGCCGAACTGGGTTTCCCGCTGATGGCCCGCCCCAGTTACGTGCTGGGGGGCCGCGCCATGCGCACGGTTCGCAGCATGGAAGAACTGGTCACCTATCTGGACGAGGTGTATGCGGCGGTGGAAGGCCAGCCGAGCATCCTGCTGGATCAATTTCTGGAAGGGGCGCTGGAACTGGACGTAGATACGCTGTGTGACGGCCAGATTGCGGTGGTGGCCGGGATCATGGAACACGTGGAAGCTGCCGGAATCCACAGCGGCGACAGCGCCTGCGTGCTGCCCCCGGTGAGCCTGAGCGCTGAACTGTTGGCGGAAGTGAAGGCGACGACGGAACGACTGGCCCTCGCGCTGGGCGTGCGCGGCCTGATGAACGTGCAGTACGCCATTAAAGACGGCTTGCCGTACATCCTGGAAGCCAACCCCCGCGCCAGCCGGACTGTTCCGTTCGTGTCCAAGGCGATCGATCACGCGCTGGCCAAAAGTGCCGCCCGGATCGCTGTGGGCCACACGCTGGAGCAGATCGGCTTTACCGAAACGCCGACGCCTGACATGTACAGCGTCAAGGAAGTTCACCTGCCGTTCCTGAAATTTGCAGGCGTGCAGCCCATTCTGGGGCCAGAAATGAAGAGCACGGGCGAGAGTATGGGCATAGACGCCGATCCGTATCTGGCGTTTTACCGGGCGCAATTGGGGGCCAAGAACTACCTGCCGCTGTCGGGCACGGCGCTGCTCCTGGGGAGCGGGCTGGATGAGGTGGCTGCCACGCTGGGGGGTGCGGGCCTGAGCATCATCAGGGAACGCGACGGCGAGAAGTTGCCTGACCTGCTCATTGACGTGACCGAATCCAAATTGCTGCGACTGGCGCTAGAACGCGGTGTGCCGATTGTGTCCACGCGGGAAGGCGCGGAGTGGACAGCGAAGGCGATTGCAGCGGCCCGAACAGTCGTGGCACAGGGGGCAGAGTTGGGAGTTAAGAGCCTGCAGGAGTGGGTCGGGTGA